The Flavobacterium sp. 102 genomic interval ACATCACAGAAAGATGGCCTGGTGGTATGTTAACCAACTTCGTTACTATCCGTAAAGCCGTAAAAAAAATGGCCTCTATTGATAAAATGAAAAAAGATGGTACTTTCATGACTTTGTCTAAAAAAGAAAGATTACAAGTTGATCGTCTTCGTGCCAAATTAGAGAAAAACTTAGGTTCTATCTCTGATATGTCAAGATTACCTGCTGCTTTATTCGTAGTAGATATCAAAGCGGAACACATCGCAATCAAAGAAGCACAAAAATTAAACATTCCAGTTTTTGCAATGGTTGATACGAACTCTGATCCACGTGAAGTAGATTACGTTATCCCAGCCAATGATGATGCTTCAAAATCAATTGATAAAATTTTATCTTTAGTAACTGCTGCAGTTATTGACGGATTGGCTAACAGAACTTCTGACAAAGAAGGTGATGATACTCAAGAAGTAGCTGCTGCTGTTGAAACTGTTGCTGCTCCAGAAGAAGTTACAGCTACCGAAACTGCTCCAGAAGTAGTAGCGGTTGTTGAAGAAACTCCTGAAGTAGAAGCTGCAGAAGAAACTAAAACTGAAGAATAAAACAAATTTAAATTCCAAGAATAAAATTCCAAGTTCCAAAGAATTATCAATATTGATGATTTAATAAAGTTGGAATTTGGGATTTTAGAATTGGAATTTGTCTTTTTACAAAAAATTTAAACTTTTAAATTAAAAAATATTATGTCAACAATCACAATTACTGCTGCAGACGTAAATAAATTAAGACAAACTACAGGTGCCGGAATGATGGACTGTAAAAAAGCTTTAGTTGAAGCGGAAGGAGATTTCGATAAAGCTATACAAAACCTTAGAGAAAAAGGGCAAAAAGTTGCTGCTAACCGTTCTGACCGTGAGTCTTCTGAAGGAGCTGCTGTTTCTTTTGTTAATGCTGACAAAACTAAAGGAGCTATCATCACTTTAAACTGCGAAACAGATTTCGTAGGTAAAAATGAAGCTTTTGTAACTTTAGCTAAAGAATTAGTTGAAAAAGCAATCAATTTCTCTTCTAAAGAAGATTTCTTAGCTTCAG includes:
- the rpsB gene encoding 30S ribosomal protein S2, which codes for MANKIDVKELLEAGVHFGHMTRKWDPNMAPYIYMERNGIHIINLYKTAAKIEEANEAMKKIAASGRKILFVATKKQAKDIVSEKALACNMPYITERWPGGMLTNFVTIRKAVKKMASIDKMKKDGTFMTLSKKERLQVDRLRAKLEKNLGSISDMSRLPAALFVVDIKAEHIAIKEAQKLNIPVFAMVDTNSDPREVDYVIPANDDASKSIDKILSLVTAAVIDGLANRTSDKEGDDTQEVAAAVETVAAPEEVTATETAPEVVAVVEETPEVEAAEETKTEE